The following is a genomic window from Strix aluco isolate bStrAlu1 chromosome 3, bStrAlu1.hap1, whole genome shotgun sequence.
CCAGACCAAAAGCTACCAGCACTAGTAAATGCTACATAGGCTACCAATGCCTGGAGAGGAGCTTCACTTCAGCCAGAACGTGCAATTTCCAAGGAGTGAAATGTTCCCTGGTCACAACAGCCTGACAACTATTTTTAGTGTGTGGGGGTAGCTGTAGCCATCCATCCTGTCCAGTGGGAAGCACGACTCCCTGCCCCAACAGGTGTAAAAATTCATTCTACCAGCTCGTCTCCACTGAAGTTTCCATTGAATAAAAACATAAAGGCGGTAAGCAAAGGCTACCTGGTTTTGTCTTTCCCATATACCCATACTTCTCCCATTGCTCTTCTGGGTTTAGGGTATGCCTACACTAGCGGCAAAAACAATACACGAGTGTTTTGTGATGCTAAACTAGCTACTAAAAACACTagcaaagacagagctttgctttCAAGCTGCTGATTTCGGTTCGAAACAGTAGTTCCGACTGACAAAACAGCGATGAAGATACAAGCTGCCTATACGGGCGTAGCTATCTGCCCAGGACGAGCAGCTATCTGCCCGGAATGGTAAAACTGTTgtgttttgggtggggtttttttccccccaaagttGTTCTTGTTTACTGTCGCAACTGTGATTCTTCACGAAGAGTCACAGAGataccccccccacacacactatTTTAACCTCTCGTACCTGGCGCAACACCAAAGGCAACGCGCTCCCAGAGGCACCGGCCGCTCCCGCACCGAGGGCCCGCCGGTACCGGACCCGCCCGGCGggccgaggggctgcggggcggcgaCCGAAAGGCCCGGCCCCAGCTCCCGGACTCGCCCCAGCGGCGGCTGCCGGCGCCAAGCGCCGTTCCCCGTCACCCTTTGCACTTCTCTTTAAGGGAAAGCGGTGCCAGCCACGGAACCCCACGAGTTTGAGAGTTCGAGGAGAAAAGCCTTTAAAAGACGGGACGAGCCTGGCAAACGTAGAAGTGACCAACCCGACAGGCCGCGCAACAACGCGCAAACGCTTCGGGAACAAACGGTCAATAAATTAGCAGCTCGCAGGCGGGCGGCTGCCAAACGCGTCCCGTGCGGGACGGGCGAGGCTCCCACGCCGCGCCACCCCACCGGAGCTCCACTCGCCAGGCGCGCaagccgcggggccgggcccggagCGATGCTCAAGCCGGCGCCTCACGCCCGGCAACGCGGTGGGCCTGGGCGGCGGCCGCACCGTCCAACggtgtccgtgtcccccccccaccccaccccagctcAGCGCAACACAGCAGCGCCCGCCGGGCCGTACCTGGGAGCTGAGGTACCGCTTGAGGCACTCCTCGCACACCGCCTTCTTGCAGCAGGACAGGGGCTTGATGGGCTTCTCCTCCAGGCACACGCggcagctcagcaccagcagcGGCCCGAACTCCCCCGCGATCAGCCCGGAGAAAGGCTCGGGCAGCAGGTACAAGTCCACCACCTCGATGCTGCCGCCCGCCGACAGCGGGTCGCTGCCCGCCGCCACCCCGCGCCGCCCCGGGGGCTGCCCCACGCCTGGGCCGCCGCCGTCTGGGCCGCcgcggggggaggcaggggccgccgccggccggtCGTTCTCCACGCAGTAGACGGTGCAGTACACGTGCCGCcgaggggggcggcggcggccgttGCCCCCCTCCGTCCCCGGCCCCTCCTCCGCCAGGGCGGCCGGCGGCTGctccggcccggccgccgcctcctcctcgtcgtcctcctcctctccttcagcCCCTCGCCGctcggggccggcggcgggcggcggctccccgCTTCGCCCCGGCCCGGCTgccccgccgcccggggccgcctCTGGCGGCGAAGGCGGCTCCTCCGGGCCGGGCTCCCGCGGACCCCCGGCCGGGCTGGGCGGcgcgacggcggcggcggcggccgcccgcgggGCGCTCAGCGAGCTCTGCTGCTCCCCCatcgccgcccgccgccgccgccgctccttCCCATCCAGCCGCCTCCCGGCCCCGCTTCTGCTTCCGGGTCCCGagccccggcccgccgcgccgagccccgcgccgcccgcccgcccgcccgcgggcgCCGGCCGCCCGGCCTCCTCCctgcggggctgcgggggagGCCGCGACGGGTGCTCAGCGCCGCCCGCGGGGTCTCGGCCGCAGCCCGACCCCCATACCCGGGAGGACGCGGGCAGCCGCCGCTGGTGCCGCGGGGCAGCGCGCCCGGCCgcgccccgcagccgccccggACCGCCCCACACGTCCCCGCCCCCCGCctgcggcggccgccccgccgggcgcccgcccctcccgccccgctctGACGCAGCTCCTTGGCCTCGCCCCTCATTCAGCCGTAAACACCGCGGGCCTGCCCGcacggcccggccgccccccgctccccgtcCCGGGTCCGCCCCTCCGCCGTGTGCCGGTACCGGGGACCGGCCGgcacctccccgccccccccgcgcctttctctcctcctgctgCGGCGGCAGCGCTCCCCACCGCTCCCCCGAATCGTTTTCTGCTCGGGAGCACGGGGAGAGGGGTAAAGGGGGGCGTTGGGATGCAGACACCGGTTTCAAGTTCATAACGCCTTCGTGGTCCGTGAGTAGCGTCTGGGGAGCGAACTGTGGGCGTCCGGCTAAGAACCATTCCCGAAGAAAACAAATCGTCACGAGCAGAAGCAGCGCTGCTGTAAGAGCCACGCACTGGAAACAGGCGATACAGTGGcgttcacaaaaataatttaaaccagGTGGATCCACGTAGGTCCAAAATAGTATCTGGTTGGCTGGGTACTGGCAATTAGGGGGATTAGGGGAACCTCTGTGCGTTCTGCTCTGAGAGTCTGCCAGTATGCCGGAGCCTCTGCTTGAAGGCGGCATCTCCAGACCTTGATGTCATCGCTACATCATCACGTAGGGCAGATGTCATGGAGCtgatcctgcagcagctgagtaaCATAACAGGGACCTGGCAGCTTCCATCCTGAACTTTGTCTAGAGCGTTAATCGGACGTTAACCAGTTGCTCTGCATGAGAGGGCATGGGGCTGGGCTAGCTAGAGTAAGAGGAGGAGGTATGCAAGTGGGGAGATAACAGTGGGGGATGCCAGGGGTGTCCGCGTGCTGTCACCCCAACCCCAGTGAGCTCATCAGCGCAGGCCCCATAGGACCTGGCGCATCTCCATGCATTTGTCTGGCTCTGTGCTTGAgctcagcagccccccagccGTCCCACAGCGCGGGGTGTCGAGGACGCTGCGTGGGGCCAGCCCAGCTCTGGAGGGCCCTGCGTGGCGCTGAAAGGTGTGTGTGCTCTGGAGAGGAGCTGAGCCTCCCAGAAAGCCACAGGGGGagc
Proteins encoded in this region:
- the RNF217 gene encoding E3 ubiquitin-protein ligase RNF217 isoform X4 — encoded protein: MGEQQSSLSAPRAAAAAAVAPPSPAGGPREPGPEEPPSPPEAAPGGGAAGPGRSGEPPPAAGPERRGAEGEEEDDEEEAAAGPEQPPAALAEEGPGTEGGNGRRRPPRRHVYCTVYCVENDRPAAAPASPRGGPDGGGPGVGQPPGRRGVAAGSDPLSAGGSIEVVDLYLLPEPFSGLIAGEFGPLLVLSCRVCLEEKPIKPLSCCKKAVCEECLKRYLSSQVQLGQADIKCPITECSEHLDETTVLYNLPHDDIIKYKYFLELSRIDSSTKPCPQCKHFTTFRRRGHIPTPAKLENKYKIQCPSCQFVWCFKCHSPWHEGVNCKEYKKGDKLLRHWANEIEHGQRNAQKCPKCKIHIQRTEGCDHMTCSQCNTNFCYRCGERYRQLRFFGDHTSNLSIFGCKYRYLPERPHLRRLVRGSVCDCPN
- the RNF217 gene encoding E3 ubiquitin-protein ligase RNF217 isoform X3 — encoded protein: MGEQQSSLSAPRAAAAAAVAPPSPAGGPREPGPEEPPSPPEAAPGGGAAGPGRSGEPPPAAGPERRGAEGEEEDDEEEAAAGPEQPPAALAEEGPGTEGGNGRRRPPRRHVYCTVYCVENDRPAAAPASPRGGPDGGGPGVGQPPGRRGVAAGSDPLSAGGSIEVVDLYLLPEPFSGLIAGEFGPLLVLSCRVCLEEKPIKPLSCCKKAVCEECLKRYLSSQVQLGQADIKCPITECSEHLDETTVLYNLPHDDIIKYKYFLELSRIDSSTKPCPQCKHFTTFRRRGHIPTPAKLENKYKIQCPSCQFVWCFKCHSPWHEGVNCKEYKKGDKLLRHWANEIEHGQRNAQKCPKCKIHIQRTEGCDHMTCSQCNTNFCYRCGERYRQLRFFGDHTSNLSIFGCKYRYLPERPHLRRLVRGSVCEKHRSLSQVMQPP